The Gossypium hirsutum isolate 1008001.06 chromosome A03, Gossypium_hirsutum_v2.1, whole genome shotgun sequence genome contains the following window.
attttttgaaaaaagtaataaaaaaattacaagtccTGATATTCTAGATTACTGATTaagtgaaaaaattaattaaacaatgAGTAGTAAAGAAATGTCGGCTATGGAAGAAGGGATGTTTTTAACCGTGAAGCAAATTTGCTATTCATCTGACGCAGTTAAACTAATGCAAAAGGTAATACAATTTCTCTCTATTTTCCTTGTTTTTTGTTTTCAGAGAACGAAGTTGGAGATTACTTAAGATTTAGGGTACGTAGGTAATTGCAGAGGTCGTGGGAACATATTTCGTGATATTTGCAGGATGTGGTTCAGTGGTGGTGAACAAGTTATACGACGGCATTGTTACATTTCCTGGGATTTCTGTAGTTTGGGGTCTCATTTGTATGGTCATGATTTACTCTGTTGGTCATATTTCGGGTGCCCATTTTAATCCTGCGGTTACCATTACTTTCTGCATTTTCCGTCGTTTTCCTATGAAACAAGTAAGCTCATTAATTTTACTACTTGTTTCACCTGTATctgtatatatacaatttattataattataccaTCTTAATGAATGTGGTTGCATGCGTAGGTGCCTGTTTATGTAGTGGCACAGCTCCTTGGATCAATCCTAGCAAGCGAAACTTTAACTTTGGTTTGGGATATACCTCGAGATGCCTTTTTTGGAACAGTACCAGTTGGACCTGCTTCTCGATCTCTAGTTCTTGAGATTATCATTTCCTTTCTATTGATGTTTGTTGTATCGGGGGTGGCTACAGATAGTCGTGCTGTTAGTAATATTATTCGCTACACTAgtcatataattttatacatacaTGGACAGGCAGTGTAAGTATatgtttgtgtgtgtgttttgtgAAAACAGATTGGAGAATTGGCTGGAATTGCAGTTGGGATGACAATAACGTTAAACGTGTTCGTAGTTGGGTAAATAATTTTGATCCCAAAGAGTGAGATAATATGTGATTGGTTAATTATAAGTGGTGTAAATAAATTACGGTTTTTTGTATGGGTAGACCGGTATCAGGGGCATCAATGAACTCAGCAAGGACACTTGGACCGGCTATAGTGATGCGTGTATACGATGGAATCTGGGTTTATATGGTTGGACCAATGCTGGGCACTATATTGGGAGGATTTGTTTATAATTTGATTAGGTTCACTGATAAACCTCTAAGTGAACTAACCAGATCATCTTCTTTCGTGAAGAGCATGTCCGAAAGCACTGCCACCGCTACTCTTTAGGGTTTTTCTTCATAGATATTTTTTCCATCACCCATCTAATCAGCTGCTAGCAGAGgggctattttttttttgtagtttaaaaataatgttattttgagttttgaatttaatgttcttgtttcttttaattaataagtttgaATTGAATGCGTAGCCGACCCTGTACGAGGCATTGCAAAGACATGACGGCCCATGCACGTGATAAAATTAGATAGATAGATGCATTCCTCCCCACATCCCTAATCTACCGCTTCCAGTCATGTGCATCAATATCTAAAACCTTTTACCACCTATCATTTCatcaaaaaggtttttttttatctGTCGtacacaatatttaaaattatttttactcccttctcaatttataaatataaagatAATGAGGTTCAACGCACTCAAATTCGCATCCTCCTGTATTGACAATAATGTTTATGCTAATTAAACTAAGACTCAATTAACgtgatttattatttttctaattataATCATTAATATAAATGTAACTGGAAAGTTACAATTCAACTACTTTCTTACTTACCAAAGTTTAAATATAATCTATTATTACAagcattaaataattaattcaacaattaatcaGAATAAGTATGAAAAAGAACTTACATGTATACAAAACTTAAActtgaaatgtcaaaattttcaaatttcaacttTACTATTAAGCCAAAATTGAATTGACGaactatttttattgttaagCATGTATATAACGTCATGGCTTGCAGTTTTTTAATACACAAGAAGAGGTCTAAAACCTCACATCAAAAGTCCTAAGGATTCTACCTTAGATAATGAAATCAAATCCTCATTAAAAAAACTTTGTACCAACAAAGGAGGATATGTGAACATCCTCAAACCAACAACCTAATGCATCAAATTTGCAATACAGCGTATCGATTGGTTAGCTCACCTACCAATATGCTGAAACTTCACCAACAAATCTTTCTTGCacagataaataattttttaataatactaGGAATTGACTCATGAAGATCTCCCTTTTGAATCATTTCAACAAGATCCACACAATCATTATCAACTTGTAGCATCCTAAAGCCTTTATCCTAAGTTGCCTTTAAACAATCAAGGATGCTCCACATCTCAACAACAAGGAAAGAAAAATAACCAATATTATGACCATAATCAATCAGCCATTGTCCTTTGTGATCTCACAACAGACCCTCCCCCTCCAATGATGCATTCCCTAAGCCTTCTTTCACTGAGCCAATCGTATTGAGTTTATTTCATCCTATACTAGGCGGCTTCCTAATATTTACCTTTCTTATATGTTTGAACTATTAATTCCCATCTCAAGAGCCTTAGATAAAAAGAAGCTCTAAGTAATTAATTTGTGCTACAACTATCATTTATGCCAGACCCTACTATATCTTTTATGCTACAACTATCGTTTTGGGAAATTAATTTGTTACTTCTCTTTCAAATTCACCAACAAATTATCCCAAACAAGGAGCTCTAAGAAATGCCTTAAAAAGAATGATTATTGATGATGTCGttaagagcaccaaaaatatcctattccctgtaaaataatgaaaaagaacagtaaaggggaagtaggatcgaatcctcagggatcggattatacgaatgcttgttttTCGAAATCCTGGACAGAAtcatgcccaagaaaacctgcgtgacagaaaaaaataaaaatataacagaattaaagatttgatttggaaaaaataaaaacagaatctaaactgaaattgtgattacgaaaataataaaaataataaagagagttgaaggaaaagaaattcttattggtagattccagcctccagttgtctcattctgccttgggttcaatcctcggcttttaaatgacccttctcaactcaagtaagccagttatagtggaagaggatgcctacgaccaccagctccaaagattagacttacgatttttaaggaacctgactctagccagtaatctatgctagatcaatgcttctcaatggtgaatcccacgccatttCGTCTCTTTGGCTTGCCAACCTCTGAcacagtaagttaacgaaccgactatgcaatccttccaaaacatacaaagcagccgcctttgcatatgctgaaaagcttacttcttaagggccatggacggaagcgtcagcccgtagtgcggagaaacgatgaatacttggcgagaaggctaagtacagattctaggcctcaagaaccctttttggggaatattgataactttcggctagataggttttagtggctcataataatggtggaaaaagaaataaatataaaaatggaaaagggaattttattgaaagaaaatatgaagaaacaaaagcctagactttcagggggagagtgtttacagaaaaagatgaacaccaaatagagtcacttcaccccctatttatagtgctagggagatagtctaatttaacttaaattctaaaaaaataaatacatttaattaaagataaataaagataattaaaataaaatcctaaaattaaataatcctaataattatcttaatattaattatcctaatataaataaaaaggagtcttataaaataaaatctcttctttttgcgtttttagtccttgtgtcttccatgctcgcacttttggcacaatctttttcctgtgtcgcatatcagcccattatgtctccaaattcgcacttttgtcccttaattttgcttttgcctctaaatgagtccctaatcgataaaaagacataaatagctcaaattagtaggatcaagctcagaataaacacatgattaatacataaaaatacgttattctagagcattatcaATTATCAACATTCGAAATATTAAAGATAAGCGACATACGAGCATCTTGACTATAAAAATCCTCTCTGCCTTAAGCTAATATCAGACTATCCCAAACTCTTCTAACAAAGAAGTAATTTCGTAGAGCATGAACCACGCTCTTTACCATCATCCTACATAAAGAGCAAACTAGATCATCAGGCATACTCCGTCTACATCATAGTTTGTTGGTCAAAATATGACCATTGAGCACAAACCAGAAGAAGTTTCTCACTCTCCATGAAGCTATAAACTTTCAAACCATGGACCAGATTATATCATTGGGGTTCTAGTTTTCACTTGCTAGAGTTTTATAAGCATTCGTAACCAAAAAGGATCCATTCGATGACCATTGCTAGTCACATCTATCATTGATAGCAAAGTCTCTAGGAGGGAATATATGTACCACATGAGGCAAAATAGATTGTGATAAGAACGAGGCAACATTAGCTTAACTCCAATTATCTTGCTCGTCaaccatttctctaactttataaTATGGAAAAGACACTACAACTTGATTTGTACGATTAATTAAATAACCTATTTTCGAGATCTATACATATGCTAAGATATTAATATTACTCTAAACTGAAGAAGGGTGAAATTTCAAGCTAGTTCAAAGGAATAGTGATTTTTTTCTACTagcatattttttttttgtttactaatgcagtacaaatatatgaatgtgttaATTTAGAATCAATCAAAACATGTACAATAACATCAAAAAGGGAAAATGTACTATCTATGACGTAAGGAGTTGTAGCATCCTCTTTGGCTCATATGGCATAAGCTAtagcaggtgcacgagcttcAAATCTCACGATTGTATCTCTAGTTCCACCTTGACTAGCTCCAATATTACTACCAGATCCTAATATTTCcgtcaatatacacttgtaatttttcgaactaattggttaataaaaacaaatttattgaTTACGATTAATATACTTTTTACTATtgtcctcaaatgatttttttcacgcaaaacaaaatggaagcaaatgtttctcattggctgtctaatgtttaactaatactaagtggtattacgtggtcggatcgtaatacaaaaagacaaattgtattagtagacaaacctaaataTATCTTTAGTCTAATTCGAAATGAGCAAATCGGTGTCTTGTCTTGGGCattggagcggatgactcccaaaagatagagaaatAGATGTGACTAATTGGACTGACAGTAAATTGGACaggacccaagcagaatagatcttgaatccgtttatagatttattcacttgtgacattcatagtatggcatacctaaatcttgagtggatggcgGACTATATATCGTGACTCCTATACTTTGATTCAAaagtttgagttcaaatagataaggaatcgaaagttgGCGCGTTAGGTGTATGATTTCTGTAGTATGTACCGTCATACACAaaagtggaattcataacccaaaacatgggtaaatgatattctttcattagcattacatggttgatgaaaagtaaacgtgatcACAGGTCATCCGTTTTTGTGATGAATAACTTGATCACTAATTGATAATGATtcacttttcatgaaggaagatgaaatggttaccataagataaaatagaatcatattatCCAAAATAGATCAATGATATTTATTagggtaacacactaatgacaaggtcattgaCGAGCACTAAATAGTTACTTTCGTAATGTTATGTCGTTAGGaagagctcaatcatgatactatagttgaatgatttcgtgactaaatgagtttataattaatatgcgaaaagtcaaacttaattataaatcatttgggCCTCAACTACATATGCCCAAGCGGTTCCttcactagctcgttgaaactagaaatgaattgtgtgtttgactaaaaatgaatgaaatgaatagaaaaagagaaatgggaaacattcaagaataattatggttttctctaaaatggagaaatagaatcatttggaaatgaatgtaagtttcaaaaaatggaaatggaaatttgcaatcctatataggattacttaaaaaatgatagaAGAATGAGTTTGTGTTTTTGGACTGTTTTCAAACCTGAAAATGAAAGTAAACCATtcagtcatagtgaacatgttgatttGTGACATTGAAtgaattttctcgaaattttatcagcggtaaaatcatcaaaattttaccaaAGACAAAATCGTTAAAATTTTACTCGAGTAAAAttaggatgagaaaattatttaatatgtaaatattaaatttaattttaggaaatagaaaactgaatcgggttggatcacattatagaGCATTGGGTTAAAAAGGCTCAGGAAGTACTTctaattggacccgatgtgagagagaCCCAAACCGCTCATATAACATGAAAGGGGCaacaaccctagtagaaatacaagAGTGAGTCGTTCACCCCTCccctactctaagtaggatgttgtttttctatttaaattaaaCATCTAAAACTCTACAaaaggttctaccttctctttttataaatagatggcattggTAGAGCTGTTAACAAatttttgagatattgttattctgccaaaaaaatagagaaaatttattctcaacttataaacatatttttcaaaataacaattttaccggttcctattaaagaagagatcattttcattttcaacccaaaaggaaaactttttctaattctgtgttttgattcaattggtttgagttcatactcgaagcagttcgtggtatgagaataatGGAGAAAATCGTTTTGTTGAAAGCTCTAAAACATCAAGAATCCGCTTATCCAAAAACACAAAGTACGAattcggttaaggtttattgctataaatatcacaaatagggtcggttttaaaatttttaattttctactaTGCAAGAAAACAGTTTTCAAATCGGGTTCTTTTCTAACAATCCTAATCTTCTACCCCTTTGTGGAGTTGGCATCAGTTTAATACTCTTTTTTTGCTTTGTTCTGGCCTATTCGGGCAATCGCATCTCAAATGTTCTTTGGAGCCGCACAGGTGTCTCGAAATTATTCTATTGATGTGAAAGTATACACAATCATTGACAAGTAGTAAAGTAGTAATTAAGAGTTATCATTTCCATAGAAATTGTTTATGCAAATCAAGTATTGCAAAATTAATATTTAGAAAATTGCTCAgtgatgaaaataaattaaattttgatagaATTCTAATTTATACTAAAACTATCCTaagtatatttataattaaaataaacaatgaGAGAAATACATATGCAAGTTTTAAAAGCAATCACAATAACATGCATGTGTTGGAATAATTTTCCTTCCtaacttagaattatttaaataatgttaagagATGTTACAGAGATTTTGTGGCATATTGATAATTTACTAACCCTAATTTTACGAGTGCTTGGCTTGTCTCAAAGACCTAAGCTTAACCTTTTAGTTTGCATATTTCTATGTCTATTCTGACTTCAAGATTACCTTTCCAAGTATCGCCTAAAGAATCacacttattaaaatattaagtttttCTAGCATATGTCTATGTCAATTAACTTAGTGTTTTAATTCTATActaaaaatagtttaatcacataaataatagggttatgcaaggtaataaagtttttttgatattattactaatttgacctaatttcatcataaaaagatcAAACGTGCACAATCcaaatattgtgtcaattaattacaatctggttctaatttaataattcattcaattgCATCCTTACATTTATAATGAACGAATAACATGTTCATGGTTGTgtctaaatgaataaatagatCAAATGCACAGTACACCtcttaacaaaattaaataatctaatatatgatatttaaataattctaacactaacaaaATTAAGCAACCATGATTATATTAAAACCAGAAAACTTAATTACAATCATGTTTCTTgaattgaacaaaaataaaagattgaTTGGATAAGAAATGCTAAGTCATTTCCGGTGGTTCTCTAAGGCACAACTTACTTTTCTCCTCCTTTGTTTTTCGCTTCTTACCATGACAACCAAGCTCAAAACTCCTAATCTGGTCGAATGGGGCTGCTCTCAAAGTCTTACAAACTCTCTCACAGAAAATGGAAAACGAAAAGTTAAAATAGAGAAGAGATGGTGAGTGCGAGATGAACGAAATAGGTGAATGGTTAGAGGTATTTATACTTGTGAGGAGCCCCTTAAGTTTACTAAAACCAGCATGTTAATCCCCCTTTTTTCTCTCATGCATAGTCAACCCTTTGAGTTGAATAGTCACATAGGGAAGTTGTTGTGGCTGATTTGTGATTTTTTACAAGTCTTAGGTgcctaatttaattattttatgggcGGTTGGGCTTCCATAGCCAAATTGGGCTCTTTTTCTCCCTATATAGATGGTTTGGGCTTCAAATTCAACAGCAGGCTTGTCTATTTTAGTGATTCAATTACGagttgggttaaattgaattttgaagtCCAATAAATAATTTTAGGACGTCCCATGCTGATCAGCCATCAACCCATGTCTACATGGCCTTTGTTGCAGGAAATGTTATAGCATCGAACATCGAACAAGTGAGCTTCAAGACTAAACTTTTTCCTATTGCACCAAACGACGTcaaactagaaaaaaatatgtcaaattagcatgtaaataagtaaGATTACAAATTTATCTTTAAACTTGTCCAACTttacaaatttgtaataaaactacaagttttttttttggttaaaatactCAATATTTGCATGATTTATTAGTCAGAAGGTGTTATAATGCTTATATAATTTTGAGTTATCAACAGGAAACAAGCTCCATTCTTCAGTCTACACTCACCACTGTGGTTTCATCCACAGTGTCCACAAATTGGTCTATCTATATTATGAACACTACCAACATTTGCCATTGAGGTAGTCTAAACTGTCAAATTACTCGGCCTTGGTTCGTTTCTCCCAAAAATCCCTAACGGGCTAGAGAATCGACTATGAACATCCCTTGACCTTTTTGGTGGAGGATTCGGGAAAGATTTAAATGTGCCCTGTTTATCAGAATCCCAAAGCTTAGATTTAGCTTGCTTTTTTTTTCATTGCGCATGTCTTCCATCTTCTAATCCCACTTTGATAGAACaataaattctttcaattctaaggCTCCCACCAATATACgtatgtcttcattcaatccccATTCAAAACGAGTACACATTTTGGCTTTAGTAGGCACAATATTTTTAGCATACTTACTGATACGGATGAATTAACGTTCATACTCAACCACAAACATGTCTTCATGTTTCAGTTCTATAAATTCTATCTTTTTCTCCTTGAAATGCAATCGGataacatatttctttttgaacttggTATGAAAGAAATCTTAAGTTATTTTATCTTTAGGAACAACATATATTACCATCGTCCAACACTAGTATACTTCTTCTTTCAGTAATGATACAATGAATTTCAAACCGTCTTCTAGAGTACACATCATTTCAACCAAAATCTTCAAAGTAATTTCCAACTAATATTCAACTTT
Protein-coding sequences here:
- the LOC107887628 gene encoding probable aquaporin NIP-type; the protein is MSSKEMSAMEEGMFLTVKQICYSSDAVKLMQKVIAEVVGTYFVIFAGCGSVVVNKLYDGIVTFPGISVVWGLICMVMIYSVGHISGAHFNPAVTITFCIFRRFPMKQVPVYVVAQLLGSILASETLTLVWDIPRDAFFGTVPVGPASRSLVLEIIISFLLMFVVSGVATDSRAIGELAGIAVGMTITLNVFVVGPVSGASMNSARTLGPAIVMRVYDGIWVYMVGPMLGTILGGFVYNLIRFTDKPLSELTRSSSFVKSMSESTATATL